The following proteins are encoded in a genomic region of Flavobacteriales bacterium:
- a CDS encoding tautomerase family protein: MPHIVIKMYPGRSEDQKQKLTKAIIKEVTEIFECSEKVVSIGIEETEKELWPEAVYRPEILEKKKTLYKKPGYNPFD; this comes from the coding sequence ATGCCACACATCGTAATCAAAATGTATCCCGGTCGCAGTGAAGATCAAAAACAAAAACTTACCAAAGCAATTATCAAAGAAGTTACTGAGATATTCGAGTGCAGCGAAAAAGTAGTTTCAATTGGAATTGAAGAGACCGAAAAAGAGCTTTGGCCCGAAGCTGTATATCGGCCCGAAATACTTGAAAAAAAAAAGACCCTTTATAAGAAACCCGGTTACAACCCCTTTGATTAG
- a CDS encoding DUF1080 domain-containing protein: MGFYIRVKKMKLLLGGQSKCDKECASIVNTIKSITLYLFLSLPLHAQDFSDTTRADWVPLFNKVNLDGWIPKVNGYEAGVNHQNTWIVKDSLLVTDYADYEGDYKQRFGHMGYEERTFSYFMLRVQYQFFGELYKGGPNYGKFNSGIMWHSESVTEMGVDQAFPNSIETQLLGPGNIFNDGYTATLCTVEQLTSVVIDGERQSICNKGTQEIPIDGLEWVTVELLVLGDSLGMHIVEGNVAMVFTDFEFEDGTPRSEGYISIQSEAQPIKFKTIEIMLLEGCMDQAANNYRKRFIKNLPESCDYTAPVLRGVDVRDQIEVRSLVEQFSIYNPGTEKQDIKVFNLQGTLVTSLSLAPGATNLVEKDLHTGVYHMLVKSLKGDYHKRFLVQ; encoded by the coding sequence GTGGGTTTTTACATAAGAGTGAAGAAAATGAAATTACTTTTAGGCGGACAAAGCAAGTGTGACAAAGAATGTGCTTCCATTGTGAATACAATCAAAAGTATAACATTATATTTGTTTTTATCTCTACCACTACATGCTCAAGATTTTTCTGATACCACTCGGGCAGACTGGGTTCCGCTTTTTAATAAAGTGAATCTTGATGGTTGGATACCCAAAGTGAATGGTTATGAAGCTGGGGTCAATCATCAAAATACTTGGATAGTCAAAGACAGCTTGCTAGTAACCGATTATGCAGATTACGAGGGTGATTATAAGCAACGGTTCGGGCACATGGGTTATGAAGAGCGCACCTTTTCGTATTTCATGTTACGAGTTCAGTACCAATTCTTTGGGGAGCTTTATAAAGGTGGGCCCAATTACGGAAAGTTTAACAGTGGGATTATGTGGCATTCAGAATCGGTTACAGAAATGGGTGTAGACCAAGCCTTTCCCAACAGTATAGAGACCCAGTTACTGGGGCCGGGTAATATATTCAATGATGGCTATACCGCCACACTGTGCACAGTTGAGCAGCTCACTTCTGTAGTAATTGATGGTGAAAGGCAATCCATATGTAATAAAGGTACTCAAGAGATTCCTATTGACGGTTTAGAATGGGTTACGGTAGAGCTACTGGTTCTTGGGGATTCCCTAGGGATGCATATTGTTGAGGGTAATGTTGCCATGGTATTTACGGATTTTGAATTTGAAGATGGTACTCCCCGGTCTGAGGGTTATATCTCGATACAATCCGAGGCTCAGCCCATTAAATTTAAAACCATTGAGATTATGTTGTTAGAAGGTTGCATGGACCAGGCTGCAAATAATTACCGCAAACGATTTATTAAAAACCTGCCAGAATCCTGTGATTATACAGCCCCGGTACTACGTGGGGTGGATGTTCGTGACCAAATTGAGGTGCGTTCTCTTGTGGAGCAGTTCTCTATTTATAACCCAGGAACAGAAAAACAAGATATTAAAGTTTTTAATTTACAGGGGACGTTGGTGACGTCCTTGTCTTTAGCTCCAGGTGCAACTAATTTAGTAGAAAAGGATCTTCACACTGGGGTATATCATATGTTGGTTAAATCTTTAAAAGGCGATTATCACAAACGATTTTTGGTACAGTGA